One Spiribacter halobius DNA segment encodes these proteins:
- the dnaJ gene encoding molecular chaperone DnaJ: MAKRDYYEILGVAPNASEGDLKKAYRRLAMKYHPDRNPGDADAETRFKEAKEAYEVLSDPQKRAAYDQFGHAGVDPSAGGAGGFGGAAGGASFADIFSDVFGDIFGGGGGRGGSRVFRGADLRTTLEISLEEAVQGTEKDLEIPTMVDCEACDGSGAAPGSQPQTCPTCHGHGDVRVQQGFFSIQQTCPRCRGSGTVISDPCTRCGGNGKVRDRKHLSVRVPAGVDTGDRIRLAGEGEAGENGGPPGDLYVQIAVREHPIFKRDGADLRCEIPVSFPTAALGGDLEVPTLDGRVNLRVPPGTQSGKIFRIRGKGVTPVRGGAPGDLLCRVNVETPVNLTARQKELLEELADTLERGGEHHNPRGSSWLDSVKSFFENMKF; encoded by the coding sequence ATGGCGAAGCGCGACTATTACGAGATCCTGGGCGTGGCCCCGAACGCCTCGGAGGGAGACCTGAAGAAGGCCTATCGGCGGCTGGCAATGAAGTACCACCCGGATCGCAACCCCGGGGACGCCGATGCCGAAACCCGCTTCAAGGAGGCCAAGGAGGCTTACGAGGTCCTGAGTGACCCGCAGAAGCGTGCCGCCTACGACCAGTTCGGCCACGCCGGCGTGGATCCATCCGCCGGGGGTGCGGGCGGATTCGGTGGCGCAGCGGGCGGTGCCAGCTTCGCGGACATCTTCTCCGACGTCTTCGGCGATATCTTCGGGGGTGGTGGCGGCCGCGGCGGCAGCCGCGTCTTCCGGGGCGCCGATCTGCGCACGACGCTGGAGATCTCGCTGGAGGAGGCCGTCCAGGGCACGGAAAAGGATCTCGAGATCCCGACCATGGTCGACTGCGAGGCCTGTGACGGCAGCGGCGCGGCGCCGGGCAGCCAGCCGCAGACCTGCCCCACCTGCCACGGCCACGGCGACGTCCGCGTGCAGCAGGGTTTCTTCTCCATCCAGCAGACCTGTCCGCGCTGCCGCGGCAGCGGGACGGTGATCAGCGACCCCTGCACGCGCTGCGGCGGCAACGGCAAGGTCCGCGACCGCAAGCACCTGAGCGTACGGGTGCCGGCCGGCGTGGATACCGGCGACCGCATCCGCCTCGCCGGCGAGGGCGAGGCTGGCGAGAACGGCGGCCCGCCGGGGGATCTCTACGTCCAGATCGCGGTGCGCGAGCATCCGATCTTCAAGCGCGACGGGGCGGATCTGCGCTGCGAGATCCCCGTGAGCTTCCCGACAGCCGCCCTCGGCGGAGATCTGGAGGTGCCGACGCTGGACGGGCGGGTGAACCTGCGCGTGCCGCCGGGCACGCAGTCGGGCAAGATCTTCCGCATTCGCGGCAAGGGCGTGACGCCGGTGCGTGGCGGCGCGCCCGGGGATCTGCTCTGCCGGGTGAACGTGGAGACGCCGGTGAACCTCACCGCCCGCCAGAAGGAGCTGCTGGAGGAGCTGGCCGATACCCTGGAGCGGGGCGGCGAGCATCACAATCCACGCGGCAGCTCGTGGCTCGACTCGGTGAAGTCCTTTTTCGAGAACATGAAATTCTGA
- the dapB gene encoding 4-hydroxy-tetrahydrodipicolinate reductase: MTRIGILGAGGRMGRELIQAVAARPGAELAAAVVRPGSAMLGRDAGELAGTGTLGVTLGDDPAAAAAASDVLIDFTLPAAFDTNLAAARAARVPITVGTTGLDGRQLGALETAAREIPVVFAPNYSSGVTLACRLAALAARALGDEFDVEIIEAHHRHKVDAPSGTARRLGEVVAGALGRDLDAVACYGREGHTGARDAQTIGFQSIRGGDIVGEHTVLFAGEGERIEITHRASSRRTFAGGAVRAACWLVAQPPGRYGMEEVLGLTD, translated from the coding sequence ATGACCCGCATCGGGATTCTCGGCGCCGGCGGACGCATGGGTCGGGAGCTTATCCAGGCCGTTGCCGCGCGGCCGGGGGCGGAGCTCGCCGCGGCCGTGGTGCGCCCGGGCAGCGCCATGCTGGGGCGCGACGCCGGCGAGCTGGCCGGCACGGGCACGCTCGGCGTGACTCTCGGTGACGATCCGGCGGCGGCCGCAGCGGCGAGCGACGTCCTGATCGACTTCACGCTGCCGGCCGCCTTCGACACCAACCTCGCGGCGGCCCGGGCGGCCAGGGTGCCGATCACCGTGGGCACCACCGGGCTGGATGGCCGGCAGCTGGGGGCGCTGGAGACCGCGGCCCGGGAGATCCCGGTGGTGTTTGCGCCCAACTACAGCAGCGGCGTCACCCTGGCGTGCCGGCTGGCGGCGCTGGCCGCCCGCGCGCTTGGCGACGAGTTCGACGTGGAGATCATCGAGGCCCACCATCGGCACAAGGTGGACGCACCGTCCGGAACGGCCCGTCGCCTCGGCGAGGTGGTCGCCGGCGCGCTCGGTCGCGACCTGGACGCGGTGGCCTGCTATGGCCGGGAGGGGCACACGGGCGCGCGCGACGCGCAGACCATCGGCTTCCAGAGCATCCGCGGCGGCGACATCGTCGGCGAGCATACTGTCCTCTTTGCCGGCGAGGGCGAGCGTATCGAGATCACGCATCGGGCCTCCAGTCGCCGCACCTTCGCCGGCGGTGCGGTCCGGGCCGCCTGCTGGCTGGTGGCGCAGCCCCCCGGGCGCTACGGCATGGAGGAGGTTCTGGGTCTCACCGATTAG
- a CDS encoding TSUP family transporter has protein sequence MPELGWAPELLLLMLLVGVAAGWLDSIAGGGGLIALPALLLTGVGPLEALGTNKLQSCVGAGVAATNYTRRGWVDLHWARWLIVASFTGAAAGTWLVQRVDTRFIEWVLPALLGGVALYFLLSPRLGDLESRPRLGRFGYGLTAAPGIGFYDGFFGPGTGSFFTASAVALLGASATRAVALTKLLNFASNVAALTLFLAGGHVVWALGLAMLAGQAIGAWLGSSLAIRHGVGLIRPLVVLVSVTLMLRLLWQQWGG, from the coding sequence ATGCCGGAGCTTGGCTGGGCGCCGGAACTGCTGCTGCTCATGCTGCTGGTCGGAGTGGCCGCGGGCTGGCTCGACAGCATCGCCGGCGGCGGCGGTCTCATCGCGCTCCCGGCGCTGCTCCTCACCGGCGTAGGGCCCCTGGAAGCGCTCGGCACCAACAAGCTCCAGAGCTGTGTGGGCGCCGGGGTGGCCGCTACCAACTACACCCGCCGCGGCTGGGTGGATCTGCACTGGGCGCGATGGCTCATCGTCGCCTCCTTCACGGGCGCGGCCGCCGGCACCTGGCTTGTACAACGGGTGGACACCCGCTTCATCGAGTGGGTGCTGCCGGCGCTGCTCGGCGGTGTCGCGCTCTATTTTCTGCTCTCGCCACGCCTCGGCGACCTCGAGAGCCGCCCGCGGCTTGGGCGGTTCGGCTACGGCCTGACGGCGGCTCCCGGTATCGGCTTCTACGACGGCTTCTTCGGACCCGGCACGGGCTCGTTCTTCACCGCCAGCGCCGTGGCGCTGCTCGGGGCCAGTGCCACCCGCGCGGTGGCGCTGACCAAGCTGCTCAACTTCGCCAGCAACGTGGCGGCACTTACCCTGTTCCTCGCCGGGGGGCACGTGGTCTGGGCCCTAGGGCTGGCGATGCTTGCAGGGCAGGCCATCGGCGCGTGGCTCGGCTCGAGCCTCGCCATCCGTCACGGCGTCGGGCTGATCCGGCCCCTGGTGGTGCTGGTAAGCGTCACCCTTATGCTGCGACTCCTCTGGCAGCAGTGGGGCGGGTGA